In the genome of Pediococcus claussenii ATCC BAA-344, one region contains:
- a CDS encoding NADH-dependent flavin oxidoreductase, with product MSKYQFLDSYTLKNGAEVKNRIVMAPMTEMSSFENGIVTNDEIEYYRRRSGGVGMEITGCANVSEIGKGFEGELSVANDSVLPQLSKLAQSMKSNGTKAILQIFNAGRMTTSEILRGKKPVSASAIRAERPGSEEPASMSEEEILETISDFGNATRRAILSGFDGVEIHGANTYLIQQFFSPNSNQRDDKWGGDLKSRMNFPLEVIKKVMNVVKESGKSKFIVGYRISPEEIETPGIQLSETLEFVSKLSTSGIDYLHVSMGDVWRTSLNDKSDTEPINKQIKQALGDEIPLMVVGNVETPVDAEKAANSFEFVAMGRELIREPNWVEKVIAGDETSIKYKLSPTDLEDLAIPAPLWGFLTTVFRPIAGLSTEKDPATSFKEAAAPWEKF from the coding sequence ATGAGTAAATATCAGTTTTTAGATTCATATACTTTGAAGAATGGGGCAGAGGTTAAAAATAGAATTGTAATGGCACCTATGACCGAAATGAGTTCTTTTGAAAATGGAATCGTAACAAACGACGAAATTGAATATTATCGCCGTCGTTCTGGCGGTGTTGGGATGGAAATAACTGGTTGCGCGAATGTATCTGAAATCGGAAAGGGTTTTGAGGGTGAACTTTCAGTTGCAAACGACTCTGTTTTACCACAACTTTCTAAGCTGGCACAGTCTATGAAGAGCAATGGTACTAAGGCAATTTTACAAATTTTTAATGCTGGAAGAATGACAACATCTGAAATCCTGCGAGGAAAAAAGCCAGTTAGCGCAAGCGCAATACGGGCAGAAAGACCAGGCTCAGAAGAACCAGCATCTATGAGCGAAGAAGAAATACTTGAAACAATTAGTGATTTTGGGAATGCGACGAGACGAGCAATTTTGTCTGGATTTGATGGGGTTGAGATTCACGGTGCTAACACATATTTAATTCAGCAATTCTTTTCCCCTAACTCTAATCAACGTGATGATAAATGGGGTGGTGACCTTAAAAGCAGAATGAACTTTCCACTGGAAGTTATTAAGAAAGTTATGAACGTTGTCAAAGAGAGTGGAAAGTCGAAATTCATCGTGGGTTATCGTATTTCACCTGAAGAGATTGAAACTCCAGGTATTCAATTATCAGAGACACTTGAGTTTGTTTCGAAACTTTCAACATCCGGGATTGATTACTTGCACGTTTCAATGGGAGATGTCTGGCGTACTTCTTTGAATGATAAGAGCGACACCGAGCCAATCAATAAACAGATTAAACAGGCTTTAGGGGATGAAATTCCGCTAATGGTTGTTGGTAATGTTGAAACACCAGTCGATGCTGAAAAGGCCGCTAATAGTTTCGAATTTGTTGCGATGGGACGTGAACTTATTCGTGAACCTAATTGGGTTGAAAAAGTAATTGCAGGTGATGAGACAAGCATTAAGTACAAGTTATCGCCAACTGATTTAGAAGATTTAGCGATACCTGCTCCACTATGGGGATTCCTAACGACGGTATTTCGTCCAATTGCTGGTTTATCTACTGAAAAGGATCCTGCAACAAGTTTTAAAGAGGCGGCTGCTCCTTGGGAGAAATTTTAA
- the map gene encoding type I methionyl aminopeptidase, with the protein MITLKSEREIEGMQKAGAVLAGMHIGLRDIIKPGISSWDIEVYALKYLKDNNAVPEEKGFEGYEYATCVSVNNEVCHGFPRKSLILKSGDLVKVDTVVSVNGYMADSCWAFAVGEVSDEVKKLMEVTKKSLYLGIDQAVVGNRIGDIGHAIQSYVEDEMGYGDVREFVGHGIQPTMHEDPMVPGYGEAGHGPRLKNGMTITIEPMVNVGGWECDTSAPDGWTVTTLDGSLSCQYEHTLVVTNDGPKILTSQDPVEDAKYLL; encoded by the coding sequence ATGATTACATTAAAGTCTGAACGTGAAATTGAAGGAATGCAAAAAGCTGGTGCGGTTTTAGCAGGCATGCATATTGGATTACGCGATATAATTAAACCTGGTATTTCAAGCTGGGATATTGAAGTTTATGCACTTAAATACTTGAAGGATAATAATGCTGTTCCTGAAGAAAAAGGATTCGAAGGTTACGAGTATGCAACTTGTGTAAGTGTTAATAACGAAGTTTGTCACGGCTTCCCACGTAAAAGCTTAATCCTAAAGTCCGGAGATTTAGTTAAAGTTGATACTGTTGTGAGTGTTAATGGTTACATGGCGGACTCATGTTGGGCATTTGCGGTAGGCGAAGTCAGCGATGAGGTTAAAAAGTTGATGGAGGTTACAAAAAAGTCCCTCTATCTTGGAATCGATCAAGCTGTGGTAGGTAACCGAATTGGTGATATTGGCCATGCTATCCAAAGCTATGTTGAAGATGAAATGGGATATGGTGATGTCCGTGAATTTGTAGGGCATGGTATCCAACCGACGATGCATGAAGATCCAATGGTCCCTGGTTATGGAGAAGCTGGCCATGGCCCTAGGTTGAAAAATGGTATGACAATCACAATTGAGCCAATGGTTAACGTTGGCGGATGGGAGTGTGACACATCTGCGCCAGATGGTTGGACGGTTACAACTTTAGATGGTAGTCTTTCGTGTCAGTACGAACATACCTTAGTTGTTACTAACGATGGCCCTAAGATTTTGACGTCACAGGACCCAGTTGAAGATGCAAAATATTTACTATAG
- a CDS encoding VOC family protein — protein MNIREIDHITLTVTDIARSERFYHEVFDMPILENAEYAGVRCGKQRIYFVTSKEQPAFKPDTTSIGSVDLCIIAKDPMDSIVNHLKSYFVEIIDGPAKHEATHGTVNSIFIKDPDGNLIEIANY, from the coding sequence ATGAATATACGTGAAATTGATCATATTACTTTAACAGTTACAGATATCGCTCGTAGTGAACGCTTTTATCATGAAGTTTTTGACATGCCTATTCTTGAAAACGCTGAATATGCTGGTGTACGCTGCGGTAAGCAACGCATTTATTTCGTCACTTCCAAGGAACAACCGGCCTTTAAACCTGATACTACCTCAATTGGAAGTGTTGATTTATGCATTATAGCTAAGGACCCAATGGATAGCATTGTTAACCACCTAAAAAGTTACTTTGTAGAAATCATTGATGGCCCCGCTAAACACGAAGCTACTCATGGTACTGTTAATTCAATTTTTATAAAAGATCCCGATGGAAACTTAATCGAAATTGCTAACTATTAA
- a CDS encoding aldo/keto reductase, whose product MEKLTDTYTLNNGVKIPIVGFGTWQSADGNEAYEAVKAALEAGYRHIDTAAAYGNEESVGKAIKDSGIAREDLFITSKLWNADHGYEEAKKALDASLDRLGLEYLDLYLIHWPNPVKFRDEWQKRNADSWRAMEGALETGKVRAIGVSNFREKHLDELLKTAKVVPAVNQIFLNPSDMEEGLVEYNNNHDILSEAYSPLGTGKIFSIPELKDIAGKYNKSVAQIVLRWSLQNGFLPLPKSVHADRIQQNTEIFDFELSQEDMKTIDGFHGVAGLAKNPDETDF is encoded by the coding sequence ATGGAAAAATTAACAGATACTTATACCTTAAACAATGGCGTTAAAATTCCAATCGTTGGTTTTGGTACATGGCAATCAGCTGATGGAAATGAAGCATATGAAGCTGTTAAGGCAGCTCTTGAAGCTGGTTATCGTCATATTGATACTGCCGCAGCTTATGGTAATGAGGAAAGTGTTGGAAAAGCCATCAAAGATAGTGGCATCGCTCGTGAGGATTTATTCATAACATCTAAGTTATGGAATGCTGATCACGGTTACGAAGAGGCTAAAAAAGCTCTAGATGCTAGCTTGGACCGACTTGGTTTAGAATATTTAGACCTTTACCTTATTCACTGGCCCAACCCCGTTAAATTCCGCGATGAATGGCAAAAGCGTAACGCTGATTCTTGGCGCGCAATGGAAGGAGCACTTGAAACTGGTAAAGTTCGCGCGATTGGTGTCTCTAACTTCCGTGAAAAGCACCTTGATGAACTCCTAAAAACAGCAAAGGTTGTCCCAGCTGTTAACCAAATCTTTTTAAATCCTAGTGATATGGAAGAGGGCTTGGTTGAATATAACAACAATCATGATATCCTTTCAGAAGCTTACAGCCCACTTGGAACAGGTAAGATTTTTTCAATTCCAGAACTGAAAGATATTGCTGGCAAGTACAATAAATCTGTAGCTCAAATTGTACTTCGTTGGTCGTTACAAAATGGTTTCTTACCATTACCAAAGTCAGTCCATGCTGACCGAATTCAGCAAAACACTGAAATTTTTGACTTTGAGCTTTCACAAGAAGATATGAAGACAATCGATGGATTCCATGGTGTTGCTGGCTTAGCAAAGAACCCAGACGAAACTGATTTTTAA
- the proB gene encoding glutamate 5-kinase, with translation MNAQRIVVKVGTSSLINSNGTINRSSINGLADVLCGLKRSGKEVVLVSSGAIGAGMGILGLERRPTRIPEQQAVAAVGQGELIGIYERRFAKYGVSVAQMLLTRDVLLYPQSKQNVSNAFQELMKLNVIPIVNENDTVSVEELDHMTKFGDNDKLSAIVAEVIDADLLIMLSDIDGFYTGNPSTDPNAELIPEVTNLNQSILSEFAGGKGTEFGTGGMKAKLNAAKRVLENNQQMVLANGKDPHIIEDILAGKKVGTLFRNVDDIRRVE, from the coding sequence ATGAATGCACAACGAATAGTGGTTAAGGTTGGGACTAGTTCTCTAATTAATTCAAATGGAACAATTAATCGAAGCTCAATAAATGGTTTGGCAGATGTATTATGTGGGCTCAAGCGAAGTGGAAAAGAAGTTGTTTTGGTATCATCTGGTGCGATTGGTGCTGGGATGGGTATTCTGGGACTAGAACGACGGCCAACTCGTATTCCTGAACAACAGGCTGTTGCAGCGGTCGGGCAAGGCGAGCTAATTGGAATTTATGAAAGACGTTTTGCTAAATATGGAGTAAGTGTCGCTCAGATGTTGTTAACGAGGGATGTATTACTTTATCCACAAAGTAAGCAAAATGTTTCTAATGCGTTTCAGGAGCTAATGAAATTAAATGTGATTCCAATCGTAAATGAAAATGACACCGTGTCTGTCGAAGAACTGGATCATATGACAAAGTTTGGTGATAATGATAAGCTATCGGCAATTGTGGCAGAGGTAATAGATGCAGACCTTTTGATTATGTTATCAGATATTGACGGCTTTTATACAGGAAATCCTAGTACTGATCCCAATGCTGAACTAATACCAGAGGTAACGAATCTGAATCAATCAATTTTGTCGGAATTTGCTGGCGGAAAAGGAACAGAGTTTGGTACAGGTGGGATGAAAGCAAAACTCAATGCCGCTAAACGGGTTTTAGAAAACAATCAACAAATGGTTTTAGCAAATGGAAAAGACCCGCACATTATTGAGGATATTCTGGCTGGAAAAAAAGTTGGCACGTTATTTAGAAATGTAGATGATATTCGGAGGGTAGAATAA
- a CDS encoding biotin--[acetyl-CoA-carboxylase] ligase gives MKIDQQKFQQQNPNVKLEYFDELGSTNDYAKKSLINFNTDGLVVANRQSSGRGTRGRVFHSPETGMYMSIYFPVTSSQINPGRLTANVATSIVRILRKRFKKDIKIKWINDLYLDSKKVAGILCELVTDDQNQLAGVVIGAGVDLVTTEYPDNMLREAGNITESITTAEATDLVSEITQAILKKRQTILSDVIDPLYEQLMFLIGMQVTIDQTNNLLYGRVSRVNADNILMLKDGSKEYPVMFGRVIDWKA, from the coding sequence ATGAAAATAGACCAGCAAAAATTTCAACAGCAGAATCCAAATGTAAAATTGGAATATTTTGACGAACTTGGTTCGACAAACGATTATGCTAAAAAAAGTTTAATTAATTTTAATACTGATGGATTAGTAGTTGCTAATCGACAAAGTAGCGGACGTGGAACACGCGGAAGAGTATTTCATTCGCCTGAAACGGGAATGTATATGTCGATTTATTTTCCAGTCACTAGTTCGCAAATTAATCCAGGCCGACTAACTGCTAACGTTGCAACCTCAATCGTACGTATTTTAAGAAAACGATTTAAAAAAGATATCAAGATTAAATGGATAAATGATTTATATTTAGATTCAAAAAAAGTAGCTGGAATTCTTTGTGAATTAGTTACAGATGATCAAAATCAACTGGCTGGGGTTGTGATTGGTGCAGGGGTGGATTTGGTTACTACCGAATATCCCGATAACATGTTGCGCGAAGCAGGTAATATTACTGAATCAATTACAACCGCTGAAGCTACTGATTTAGTATCTGAAATCACACAGGCTATTTTAAAAAAACGCCAGACAATTTTGTCTGACGTTATTGATCCGTTATATGAGCAACTGATGTTTTTAATTGGCATGCAAGTGACAATTGATCAAACGAACAATCTACTATATGGTCGAGTATCTAGGGTAAACGCAGATAACATTCTAATGTTAAAAGATGGATCTAAAGAATATCCAGTAATGTTTGGCCGTGTTATTGATTGGAAGGCTTAG
- a CDS encoding glutamate-5-semialdehyde dehydrogenase → MDLIQMGKNAQIAANQISQLSTVKKNQALQVMAEALLEHSDEILQANETDMNHATENGVESVMLDRLKLTRERIEAMSDGLLQIATLADPIGEEIKGWKTEDDLKISQVRVPIGVIGMIFEARPNVTVDAAGLTFKSGNAVILRGGKEALHSNVVLAGIMRKALSEHEFPKNAIQMVDDPSHDIANQLMQLTDYLDVLIPRGSAKFIKMVIQNAKVPVIETGAGNCHVYVDESADLQKAVDIVVNAKTQRPSVCNAMEKLVVNSAIASEFLPRVEKALNPYNVDLRGDERAVAILPNINSATDDDWGTEYNDYIMAIKVVDDIDSAIEHINKYNTKHSEAIITNNYQHSQQFTNQIDAAVVYVNASTRFTDGFKFGFGAEIGISTQKLHARGPMGLEALTSTKYIVNGDGQIRK, encoded by the coding sequence ATGGACTTAATTCAAATGGGAAAGAATGCCCAAATTGCTGCAAATCAGATTTCCCAGTTATCCACTGTTAAAAAAAATCAAGCATTACAAGTAATGGCAGAGGCATTACTTGAACATTCAGATGAGATTTTACAAGCGAATGAAACTGATATGAACCACGCTACTGAAAATGGCGTTGAATCTGTAATGCTGGACCGCTTGAAACTAACACGAGAAAGAATTGAAGCGATGTCAGATGGGTTGCTACAAATTGCAACTCTTGCGGATCCTATTGGTGAGGAGATCAAAGGTTGGAAAACCGAAGATGATTTAAAGATTTCCCAGGTCAGAGTGCCAATTGGTGTAATTGGAATGATTTTTGAAGCACGACCGAATGTTACGGTAGATGCTGCAGGTTTAACTTTTAAATCGGGTAATGCGGTAATATTACGTGGTGGCAAGGAAGCTCTTCATTCTAATGTCGTTCTCGCTGGAATAATGCGCAAGGCCTTATCTGAACACGAATTTCCGAAGAATGCTATTCAGATGGTAGATGACCCTTCACACGATATTGCAAATCAGTTGATGCAGTTAACCGATTATTTAGACGTGTTAATTCCGCGTGGAAGTGCCAAGTTTATTAAAATGGTGATTCAAAACGCAAAAGTACCGGTAATCGAAACAGGTGCTGGTAATTGCCATGTTTACGTTGATGAAAGTGCTGATTTACAGAAGGCAGTTGATATTGTTGTAAATGCAAAAACTCAACGCCCATCAGTCTGCAATGCAATGGAAAAGTTAGTTGTTAATAGCGCCATTGCATCAGAGTTCCTGCCTCGCGTTGAAAAAGCGCTGAATCCATACAATGTTGATTTAAGGGGAGACGAACGTGCTGTTGCAATTTTGCCAAACATTAACAGTGCAACTGATGATGATTGGGGCACAGAATATAATGATTATATTATGGCGATAAAGGTGGTTGACGATATTGATAGTGCAATTGAGCATATCAATAAATACAATACAAAACATAGTGAAGCCATTATTACTAATAATTATCAACATAGTCAACAGTTTACTAATCAAATTGATGCCGCAGTCGTTTATGTAAATGCTTCAACAAGATTCACGGATGGTTTTAAATTTGGTTTTGGTGCAGAAATTGGAATCAGTACCCAAAAACTTCATGCTCGGGGGCCAATGGGTCTAGAAGCTCTTACTTCTACAAAGTATATCGTAAATGGTGACGGACAAATAAGAAAATAA
- the lepB gene encoding signal peptidase I: MSKTTGFIKDFIVPILIGLLVAFVVKTYLFSFAKVDGASMNPNLHTGEYVPILKFEKPHHDSVIVFNASGVDPRAVGQKDFYVKRVIGMPGDKINYKSNGELFINGKEVSQSFISKDQQQFGTLAPINMNDGFNLKQLSAQNKWQPSQTTVPKNSYFVMGDNRQISNDSRYWGFVPASKISGVVKLPFWDSHKDKINK, translated from the coding sequence ATGTCAAAAACAACTGGTTTTATCAAAGATTTTATCGTCCCAATTCTAATTGGCTTATTAGTCGCATTCGTAGTTAAAACCTATCTTTTTTCATTTGCAAAGGTTGACGGTGCTTCAATGAATCCCAACCTGCATACTGGAGAATACGTTCCAATCTTAAAATTTGAAAAACCTCACCATGATTCAGTTATCGTCTTCAATGCTAGTGGTGTTGATCCACGAGCAGTTGGTCAAAAAGACTTCTACGTCAAACGAGTTATTGGTATGCCTGGTGATAAAATCAACTATAAATCTAACGGTGAACTTTTCATAAATGGAAAAGAAGTCAGCCAAAGCTTTATCTCAAAAGATCAACAACAATTTGGAACCCTTGCCCCAATTAATATGAACGACGGTTTTAATTTAAAACAACTGTCTGCTCAAAATAAGTGGCAACCGTCTCAAACAACTGTTCCAAAGAACTCCTACTTCGTTATGGGAGACAATCGACAAATTTCAAACGACAGTCGTTATTGGGGATTTGTTCCTGCTTCTAAAATCAGTGGAGTTGTGAAACTTCCTTTCTGGGACAGCCACAAAGACAAAATCAACAAATAG
- a CDS encoding DegV family protein → MNPSKIAVVVDSSANLDPAIVRKHSIVVVNQPVMFGNRVYHENVDLDTAEFFRMLKSEKSHPVASQVSMHEMQGVFLNLAQQGYEGVLCVGISGGISGFINSVAATVPSIHDLQVFPFDSRSISVGTGNLAVKAAQLLQDGMDIHTVLDKLREIRENTYAYVAVNNIKELQNTGNIANRTSLIESFLGMRPILHVNANGRLEIVEKERQMSNAMEAIENILVGQVADYESNWLVTVIDANDLDRNVQWQGRLKELFPQLQIETGTIGPYIGTFTGNHAVGLVWSKIV, encoded by the coding sequence ATGAATCCAAGTAAGATTGCGGTGGTTGTCGATAGTTCTGCTAATTTAGATCCCGCTATAGTGCGTAAACATTCAATTGTTGTTGTTAACCAACCCGTAATGTTTGGTAATCGGGTTTATCACGAAAACGTAGATTTAGATACAGCTGAATTTTTTCGGATGTTAAAAAGTGAGAAAAGTCATCCTGTAGCATCTCAGGTCTCGATGCATGAGATGCAAGGAGTTTTCCTGAATTTAGCACAACAAGGGTACGAGGGAGTACTTTGTGTTGGAATTTCGGGTGGAATCAGTGGATTTATTAATAGCGTTGCCGCTACAGTTCCTTCGATCCATGATTTGCAAGTTTTTCCGTTTGATTCTAGATCAATATCAGTTGGAACGGGGAATCTAGCAGTTAAGGCGGCACAACTTCTTCAAGATGGGATGGATATTCATACTGTTTTAGATAAGCTCCGTGAAATTCGGGAGAATACGTATGCATATGTTGCTGTTAATAATATTAAGGAATTACAAAATACCGGGAATATTGCTAATCGAACCTCACTAATTGAATCTTTTTTGGGAATGAGACCGATTTTGCACGTAAATGCTAATGGTCGACTTGAAATTGTTGAAAAAGAGCGTCAGATGAGTAATGCTATGGAAGCAATAGAAAATATTTTAGTTGGGCAGGTTGCTGATTATGAGTCGAATTGGCTTGTTACAGTGATTGATGCAAATGATCTGGATCGAAATGTTCAATGGCAGGGCCGTTTGAAAGAGCTATTTCCACAATTGCAAATAGAAACGGGTACGATTGGTCCGTATATTGGTACTTTTACAGGTAATCATGCTGTTGGTCTGGTATGGTCAAAGATAGTTTAA
- a CDS encoding ABC-F family ATP-binding cassette domain-containing protein, with the protein MSLLSVEHLSHGFADKKLYDDANFELNKEDHMGIVGQNGAGKSTLIKILTGETLPDEGRIVWQNKISYGYLDQYADIPKNDTLYDFLTTAYAELFKQRDLMEKYYADYAESLDDKLLEKAGRIQENLDANNFYDIDTEINRVMSGLGLNDIGKDHIVSEMSGGQRSKIILAKLLLQNPDVLILDEPTNYLDTAHIAWLADYLNGFQGAFMVISHDYDFLQKVTNCICDVAFNQITKYRGDFKSAMRQKDARKETQLKAFEKQQVVIEKAENFIRKNKAGQRSTMAKSREKMLNRMDKIDPPSENLKGHFDFPYLETGSQNAVAVEKLAVGYGKKQLLEPITFSMVAGEKVAFAGFNGAGKSTLIKSILGLIPAINGTAKFSPSAKVNYFSQELMWDNPKLTPLETIQAEYPKMLPKTIRTKLAKCGINAADTMKPMHLLSGGEQTKVKLALLELIDSNFLIMDEPTNHLDEETKQALSEALQRFKGNLIVVSHEDNFYRSWIDKEINVARLRLDREK; encoded by the coding sequence ATGAGTTTGTTATCAGTTGAGCATCTTAGTCATGGCTTTGCAGATAAAAAGTTATATGATGATGCAAATTTTGAGTTAAATAAAGAAGACCACATGGGAATTGTGGGACAAAATGGTGCTGGGAAAAGTACTTTAATTAAAATTTTGACCGGTGAAACGTTGCCGGATGAAGGACGAATTGTTTGGCAGAATAAAATATCATACGGTTATTTAGATCAGTATGCGGACATTCCTAAGAATGATACGCTTTATGATTTTTTAACGACTGCTTATGCGGAACTATTCAAGCAGCGTGATTTGATGGAAAAATATTACGCAGACTATGCTGAGTCGTTAGATGATAAGTTATTGGAAAAGGCTGGCAGGATTCAAGAAAACCTTGATGCCAATAATTTTTATGATATCGATACTGAGATTAATCGTGTAATGAGCGGATTAGGTTTGAATGATATTGGTAAGGATCATATCGTTAGTGAAATGAGTGGGGGACAACGCTCCAAGATTATTTTGGCCAAGTTGTTGCTTCAAAACCCTGACGTTTTAATTCTTGATGAACCAACTAACTATTTAGATACAGCACATATTGCATGGCTCGCTGATTATTTGAATGGTTTTCAAGGAGCTTTTATGGTTATCTCACATGATTACGATTTTCTACAAAAAGTGACTAACTGTATTTGTGATGTTGCTTTTAACCAGATAACTAAGTATCGCGGTGATTTTAAGTCCGCTATGCGCCAAAAGGATGCACGAAAGGAAACACAACTTAAAGCTTTTGAGAAACAACAAGTTGTTATTGAAAAGGCAGAAAACTTTATCCGTAAGAATAAAGCAGGTCAACGTTCCACAATGGCGAAATCACGTGAAAAGATGCTTAATCGCATGGATAAGATAGATCCACCAAGTGAAAATCTTAAAGGCCATTTTGATTTTCCTTATTTGGAAACAGGGTCACAAAATGCTGTTGCAGTTGAAAAACTAGCGGTTGGTTATGGTAAGAAACAATTATTGGAACCAATCACTTTCTCAATGGTGGCAGGGGAGAAAGTAGCTTTTGCTGGATTTAATGGTGCAGGAAAATCAACCTTGATTAAAAGTATATTAGGGCTAATTCCAGCAATTAACGGAACTGCTAAATTTTCGCCGTCTGCTAAGGTTAATTATTTTAGTCAAGAACTAATGTGGGATAATCCTAAATTAACTCCTCTAGAAACGATTCAAGCAGAATATCCAAAGATGTTGCCTAAAACAATCCGAACTAAGCTAGCTAAATGTGGAATTAATGCTGCAGACACAATGAAGCCAATGCATTTGTTAAGCGGTGGAGAACAAACTAAAGTTAAGCTGGCATTGCTTGAACTGATTGATTCTAATTTTTTGATTATGGATGAGCCTACCAACCATTTAGATGAAGAGACTAAGCAGGCGTTGAGTGAAGCTTTGCAGCGTTTTAAAGGGAATTTAATCGTTGTATCTCATGAGGATAATTTTTATCGTTCATGGATTGATAAAGAAATTAACGTTGCAAGGTTAAGGTTGGATCGGGAAAAATAA
- a CDS encoding proline-specific peptidase family protein gives MKQGTTILTLDNGYHLWSHTDGDESSIHLLALHGGPGGTHEYWENFHDELLKQGLNVQVHYYDQLGSWYSDQPDYSDPEVADKYLTYDYYLDEVEEVRQKLGIDKFYLIGQSWGGALTMLYALKYGEHLKGAIISSMVDNIDEYLEHQDAIRDEALAPEDAQFMRDCEKNGEWNNERYQKLVDILNAGYVDRRQPPAIQHLVPTMATDVYNVFQGDNEFVVTGKLKEWDVRDQIHNINVPTLLTFGEHETMPLKSARRMEEDIPNAKLVTTPDGGHHHMMDNAPVYFKHLADYLRQVEDGTFNK, from the coding sequence TTGAAACAAGGAACAACAATTTTAACTTTAGATAATGGTTACCATCTCTGGTCCCATACTGATGGTGATGAAAGCTCAATTCATTTATTGGCACTTCACGGTGGCCCCGGCGGAACACACGAATACTGGGAAAACTTTCACGATGAACTTTTAAAACAGGGTTTAAACGTTCAAGTGCACTACTATGACCAACTTGGATCATGGTACTCAGACCAACCCGATTATTCTGATCCAGAAGTCGCTGATAAGTATTTAACTTACGATTACTATTTGGATGAAGTTGAAGAAGTTCGTCAAAAACTAGGCATCGACAAATTTTACTTAATTGGTCAATCTTGGGGTGGCGCTCTCACCATGCTCTATGCTCTTAAGTATGGTGAACACTTGAAGGGTGCTATTATTTCATCAATGGTAGACAACATTGATGAGTACCTTGAACACCAAGATGCTATCCGCGACGAGGCCCTTGCTCCTGAAGATGCTCAATTCATGCGCGATTGCGAAAAAAATGGTGAATGGAACAATGAACGCTACCAAAAATTAGTAGACATATTAAACGCCGGATACGTTGATCGTCGTCAGCCACCAGCAATTCAACACCTTGTTCCAACAATGGCAACCGATGTTTATAACGTATTCCAAGGTGACAATGAGTTTGTTGTAACTGGTAAATTAAAGGAATGGGACGTCCGTGACCAAATCCATAATATTAACGTTCCAACCCTACTTACTTTCGGTGAACATGAAACAATGCCTTTAAAATCAGCACGTCGTATGGAAGAAGATATTCCAAACGCTAAACTTGTAACAACTCCTGATGGTGGACATCACCATATGATGGATAACGCTCCTGTTTACTTCAAACACTTGGCTGATTACCTTCGTCAAGTTGAAGACGGAACATTTAATAAATAA
- the trxA gene encoding thioredoxin translates to MAVTVTSYNLEEATKSGLTLVDFWAPWCGPCKMMEPVLENLEQKYGDQIHFGKLNVDHHAETAKEFKVMSIPALVLFKDGKAIEKVTGYYPKEKLEKYIEKKITENESK, encoded by the coding sequence TTGGCAGTTACGGTTACGAGTTATAATCTGGAAGAAGCTACAAAGTCAGGATTAACACTGGTTGACTTTTGGGCGCCATGGTGTGGTCCTTGTAAGATGATGGAACCAGTTTTAGAGAATTTGGAACAAAAGTATGGCGACCAGATTCATTTTGGTAAACTAAACGTAGATCATCATGCTGAGACTGCAAAGGAATTCAAAGTAATGAGTATTCCTGCACTAGTGCTGTTCAAAGATGGCAAGGCCATTGAAAAAGTGACTGGCTACTATCCTAAAGAAAAACTTGAAAAATATATAGAAAAGAAGATTACCGAAAATGAATCCAAGTAA